In Octopus bimaculoides isolate UCB-OBI-ISO-001 chromosome 5, ASM119413v2, whole genome shotgun sequence, a genomic segment contains:
- the LOC106878982 gene encoding kinesin heavy chain-like, producing MSNFSDKAKIDFWIRKPNYGKYTKMARTLPDLLKDIKSRIELNEREAKSVLEYLDNLIKENNVVMAKLVEENLLKREELVKSLYKDVQDTSPVGDNGEMTQRRQHTLQETVEKSLDKLCHNLRNLNLTQYVTKKKEDSMEDCNKKICFFEDVKQKQSTFEDNLLQRLRTIYNSYNKVNFKWEMACNTVATYKYLVNQMKKELVNIPHELELSEKGLAEAKKELGELSILYENEVKRCLKAQTELENTKRLLIVGKQTQESNLEEKKMKNKKLKTEKSNKDMGINEAERELKENRMISIKKELEDTEVKFIKLKDMNEAIKTELDIKKLDDLPPRINWENTAKEQLMAAINQALETLICKKEEIRHIKGNLEAAEIKRTQELDKMNDWIYEVRNMYLMGKERHFSVHKQSLQIKELLNQYESVKKDLCDHVATVFQGELKGQTLIEVKEKLEEIIEELRPKPISDTLASEIEVGDVEEVVEMKFPLDYMGAQDENLAFELTEAQNEKYISHAEAKSRSMKIVEEAKSRKS from the coding sequence ATGAGTAACTTTTCAGACAAAGCCAAAATTGACTTTTGGATTCGAAAGCCAAACTATGGGAAGTACACGAAAATGGCACGAACACTACCTgatttattaaaagatattaaatcaAGAATTGAATTAAACGAAAGAGAAGCTAAATCTGTTTTGGAGTATCTCGATAAtttaatcaaagaaaataatgttgtCATGGCAAAATTAGTGGAAGAAAACCTCCTCAAGCGAGAAGAATTGGTGAAATCTTTGTACAAAGATGTTCAAGATACTTCACCTGTCGGAGATAATGGTGAAATGACACAGAGGCGACAACATACTCTTCAAGAAACTGTAGAAAAAAGTTTAGATAAGTTGTGCCATAATCTCAGGAATTTAAATTTGACACAATATGTGACCAAAAAGAAAGAGGATAGTATGGAAGattgcaataaaaaaatatgcttttttGAAGACGTTAAACAAAAGCAAAGTACTTTTGAAGACAATTTGCTTCAGCGGCTTCGTACGATATACAATAGCTACAACAAAGTAAACTTCAAATGGGAGATGGCATGTAACACTGTCGCTACTTATAAATACTTGGTCAATCAAATGAAGAAAGAATTAGTTAATATTCCTCATGAGCTAGAATTGAGTGAAAAGGGTTTAGCTGAGGCGAAAAAGGAACTAGGAGAGCTATCgattttatatgaaaatgaagTCAAAAGATGTTTAAAAGCGCAAACGGAATTAGAAAATACAAAACGTCTTCTAATCGTTGGTAAACAAACTCAAGAGTCTAatttggaagagaaaaaaatgaagaataaaaaattgAAGACAGAAAAATCTAATAAAGATATGGGTATAAATGAGGCCGAACGAGAATTGAAAGAAAATCGAATGATATCTATAAAAAAGGAACTAGAAGACACAGAGGTTAAATTTATTAAACTTAAAGACATGAATGAAGCAATCAAAACAGAGCTTGATATTAAAAAGTTAGATGATTTACCCCCAAGAATTAACTGGGAAAATACTGCTAAAGAGCAGTTAATGGCTGCTATAAATCAGGCTCTTGAAACTCTCATttgcaaaaaagaagaaattcgTCACATCAAAGGAAATTTGGAAGCCGCTGAGATTAAAAGAACACAGGAATTAGATAAAATGAATGACTGGATTTATGAAGTCAGGAATATGTACCTAATGGGCAAAGAACGTCATTTCAGCGTACACAAACAGAGTTTGCAAATAAAGGAACTACTTAACCAATATGAAAGTGTGAAGAAAGACCTTTGTGACCATGTTGCAACAGTATTTCAGGGTGAATTAAAGGGCCAAACTCTaattgaggtaaaagaaaaacTTGAAGAAATCATCGAAGAATTGCGGCCTAAGCCAATTAGCGATACCTTAGCTTCCGAGATAGAGGTTGGTGACGTAGAAGAGgtagttgaaatgaaatttccgTTGGATTACATGGGTGCACAAGATGAGAATTTAGCCTTTGAATTGACGGAGGCCCAAAACgagaaatatatttcacatgCAGAGGCTAAATCGAGATCCATGAAGATCGTTGAAGAGGCGAAAAGTAGGAAGAGCTAA